The genomic window GTTGCCGGCCACTCCCCAGGCGAGGAACGTGACCACCGCGGCGACCGCGGCGACGTAGAACAGCAGCGCGGCGAACCGGTCGGCGAGCACCTGGGCGCGCCCGCTGGAGGCCTGCGCCTGCGCGACCAGCCGACCGATGCCCGCGAGGGCCGTGTCCTCGCCGACGGCCTCGACGCGTACCCGCAGGGCGGAGTCGGTGGCGACGGTGCCGGCGACCACCCGGTCTCCGACGGCGCGCGACACCGGCCGGGACTCCCCCGTGATCATCGACTCGTCCAGTGCGGCGGCGCCGTCGACGATGCGGCCGTCGGCGGGGACGCGGCCGCCGGAGCGGACCAGCACCACGTCACCGACCCGCAGCTCGGCGACCGGCACCCGCCGGACCTCGCCGTCGTCGACCCGTTCCGCGTCGTCGGGGAGCAGGGCCGCGAGGGCGGCCAGGGCGCCCTGCGCCTGACCGATCGCCTTCATCTCCTGCCAGTGCCCCAGCAGCATGATGGTCACCAGCGCCGCCAGCTCCCACCAGAAGTCCAGGTCGAAGGCGCCCAGGCTGGTGGCGACGGAGGCGGCGTACGCCACCACGAGCGCCACCGAGATCAGCAGCATCATGCCGGGCGTGCGGGCCCGCACCTCCCGGACGCCGCCGACGAGGAACGGCCAGCCGCCGTAGCAGAAGACCACCGAACCGAGGACCGGGCCGACCCACCTGATGCCCGGGAAGTCGATCGAGTAGTCGAACCACTCCATCACCATGTGGCTGGTGGCCACGATCGGCAGCGTCAACGCCAGGCTCAGCCAGAACTTGCGCCGGAACTGCTCGGGGTCGTGCCCCGCGTGCTTGTCGTGCCCGCCGCCGTGGCCGTGGTGCCCGCCCCTCACCGCGTCCTGGTGCGCGGGCGGCTGGTGTTCCTGTTCCATCGAACTCCACCTCCACAAGCACCATATACCCCCCAGGGGTATGAGACAACGTTCGTGGCGTACCCCGGAGGGGTAGTGACCTTCGACCCCTGGGCAAGGGCCATCCTTCCGTGTCCGACCGGCCCGGACCGGAGCAACGGTCGGGAGCACGGAAGGAGACGGCGATGGGAGCTCCGCGGGCGGCGTCAACCGGGATCAACCGGCGGCGTTGCGGGCGACCTGGACGCCGACAAGCCCGGGCAGTGGATGACCCACTGCCACACGCCTACCACGCCGGAACCGGCATGATGGTGGACCTCGCCTACCAGGCCTGACCCGGCCGGCCCGGGCCCCGTCGGCGGGACACCGGCGGGCGGTCCGGGTTAGCCTCGGGGCACGGTCGGCCCGGGGAGCGGCATGAGCAGCCAGACGACGGAGACGGTGATGCCCGCGGCCTTCTTCGGCCACGGCAACCCGATGAACGCCCTCGAGGTCAACCGGTACACCACCGCGTGGCGGGACTTCGGGCGGGCGGTGCCGCGACCCCGGGCGATCCTGGTCGTCTCCGCGCACTGGTACATCGGCGCCACCGCCGTCACGGCCATGCCGCGACCCCGCACCATCCACGACTTCTACGGCTTCCCGCGGCAACTGTTCGACCTGGAGTACCCGGCGCCGGGGCTGCCCGAGCTGGCCGAGGAGATCAGCGACGCCGTGCACCCCACCTGGGTCGGCGCCGACGTGGACTCCTGGGGCATCGACCACGGCACCTGGTCGGTGCTGACGCACGCCTTCCCCGACGCGGACGTCCCGGTGGTGCAGTTGAGCATCAACGCGTTCAAGGGGCTGGACTACCACCTGGACCTGGGGGCCCGGCTCGCGCCGCTGCGGAAGCGCGGGGTGCTGGTCGTGGCCAGCGGCAACGTGGTGCACAACCTTGGCGGGGTGGACCCGCGGCTGACCGACGAGGGCTTCGACTGGGCGCGGCGCTTCGACGACGCGGCCCGGGAGGTCCTGCTCGGCGCGCCGACCGAGGCGGCCCGGCTGGACGGCCACCGCGACTACGACCTGGCCGTCCCGACGCCGGACCACTTCATCCCGCTGCTGTACCTGGCGGGGCTGGCCGACACCGCCGCGGGCCGCCCGGAGGTGCTGGTCGACGGGTACGCGTACGGATCGCTCTCGATGACCGCGTACACCCTGGGGCTCAGCTGCCGGCCGGCGGCGCCGGCGACCGGCGCGCCCTCGCTGCCGGCCGACGTGCCGGCGGACTCGGCGAACATCTGACCGCGGCCCGCACGAGCCGTCGGCGGCGGGCTTCACCGCTGCACCGGCCCGGCGCCGAGCCGGTGCAGCTCGGCCGAGACGGCCGCCGCGGCCACTGGATCGCCGGCCTGATCGGCGCAGCACGATGCCGCCGGCGACGGCACGGTGTCGACGTGTCGGAAAGCCGACCTGGCGACCCGGAGCCGGCGGGTCGCGGCGGTCAGCTGTCGGCGCGCCAGCGGTAGAACTCCCGGGCCGGTCCGCGCCCGGCCTCCGGGTTGTACGGGCTGATGAACGGGCTGAGCTCCGCCATGATCTTGGCGAAGGCCGGCTTCTTGTCGTGGTTGTCCCGAGCGGCCTCGGCCTTCGACGCCTCCTGCTCCAGGAGGTGGACGTAGACGTCGTCGATCGAGTACAGCCAGCGCCCGGTGATGCCCAGCTGGACCGGCAGCGACCCGGCGTCGGACTCGGCGAAGATTCGCGCGACGTCGGGCTCGGCGCCGGGCTTGATCCGACCGACGATCACGATCAGCGTCGTCTCCGCCGGCGCCTCACCGTCCGACACCCACCGGTAGAACTCCTTCGCGACGGAGTCGGAGGGGTTCTTCCAGTACCTCGGGTACGGCGTCACGTACGGGCCGATGGCCTCGGCGATCTGCTGGAACGCGGGCAGCCCACGGGTCTGGCCCGACACCTTGGGGTCCTGCTCGCGCTCGATGACGTGGATGTAGAGGTCCTCATGGGAGAGCAGGATCCGCCCGATCACCCCGAGGTCCTGCGGCCGGGTCGTCTTGTCGTAGTAGCCGAAGACATCCCCGACGATGTTCTCACTGCCCGGAACCATGTGACAGACGATCACGTTTCGGAAGACCATGACTGCTCCTCGGATGAGTTTGACGGTGACTGAGTGGACAGTGATCCCTTGTGAGCGAACGGGTCAGGCGGTGAACCGGACCGGAAGCTCCAGCAGGCCACGGAACGGCGACGCCGCCGGTAGCCGGCGCAGCTCGGCGACCGGCACCCCGAGCCGCAGCTCCGGTAGCCGGCGCAGCAGCGCCCCGATGCCGATCTGCGCCTCCATCCGGGCCAGCGAGACCCCCAGGCAGTAGTGGACGCCGTGACCGAAGCCGATGTGCGGGCCGCGCTCGCGGCAGAGGTCCAGCCGGTCCGGGTCGGCGAAGTGCGCCGGGTCGTGGTTCGCCGAATTGATCACCACGCCGACGATGGCGCCGCGCGGGATGCTGACGCCCTGGTACTCGACGTCCTCGGTGGCGATCCTGGGGCTGGCCACCGGCAACGGGCCGTCGAACCGGAGGAGCTCCTCGATCGCCGAGGGCAGGAGCTCCGGCGAGGCGCGGAGCAGTTCGAGCTGGTCGGGATTGGTCAGCAGGGCCACCGTCGCGTTGCCGATGAAGTCCGCGGTGGTCTGGTGCCCGGCGAACAGCAACAGGAACGAGGTGGTGACGAGCTCCGGTTCGGAGAGCTTCCCGTCGTGGTCGCAGGCCTCGATCAGCGCACTGATCATGTCGTCGGCGGGGTGTGCGCGCTTGGCCTGCACCAGGTCGGCGAAGTAGTGGTGCAGCCGCAGCTGGGCCTCCTGCACGGCCGCCCGGTCCTCCTGGGGACTACGGCCGGACGACCCGGACGTCCTGATCACCTGGGTCCAGTCCAGGACCCGGTCGTGGTCGGCCTCCGGTATCCCGAGCAGTTCGCTGATCACCCTCATCGGCAGCGGGATCGCGAAGTCGTGCATCAGCTCGGACTGGCCCTGCGGGACAATCTTGTCGAGCAGGTCGTCCACGATCTGCGCCACCCGGGGTCGCAGCGCCTCGATGCGGCGCGGCGCGAACGCCTGCGACACGATCCGGCGCAGCCTGGTGTGCTCCGGTGGGTCCGAGTTGAGCATGTTCTTGTTCAACCCCTCGGAGTTCGGCCCGAAGATCCGGAGGTAGTGCTGGTCGGGGCCGTACAGATCCTTGGAGAGCCGGGGGTCGGTCAGCGCCGCCTTGGCGTCGTCGAAGCGGGTGATCAGGTACGAGTCGAAGCGCGGCGAGCTGACCGGGCAGACGGGCTTGTCGGCCCGCAGCTGCGCGAAGGCGGGGTAGGGGTCGGCGGCGAACTCGTCGGTGTAGAGCTCCGACGCGGGTACGGCATCGTCGGTCATCGCAACTCCTCCGGCTCGCTCCGCACGCTGTGCAGAACCTGGTAGGTGTGCCGGTACGCGGATTCGCGAAGCTCGCGGATCATGCGCAGCAGCCGGTCGCGTTGCTCGCTGCGGCCGAAGGCGTCCAGCCGTTCGCGGTCCGCCCAGTCGCTGATGATCAGGTAGCTGCGCGGGTCGTCGGCGTCGCGGACCAGGTCCTGGTGCAGGCAGCCGTCCAGCGTGCGGATCTCCTCAGCCGCCGAGCGCCACTCCGCCTCGAACCGTTCCTCGCAGCCCTCCCTGGTACGCATCGCGAGCACGGTCCGTACGGTCGTCATCGCACGCCTCCGAAGACCAGTTGCAGGTTCTTGCTGAGCGCGTCGGCGTCGATCGGCTGGCTGCGGAACCCGACGTGCCCGTCCGGACGAACCAGGTACAGCGCGGTGCCGGCGACTCCGTACGCGGCCCGGAACTCGCCCCCGGCGTCCCGCACCACCGGCGGGTCGAGCAGCCACGGCGCGCGGGCGTCCGGGCTGAGCAGCAGGTACACGTCGATCTGGCCGGACGTCTGCCGGCGGACGTCGGCGCACAGCTTCCCCACCGCGGCCAGGGTCCCCTCGTCGGCCGAGCCGTCCGCGTAGACCAGCAACGTGTGC from Micromonospora kangleipakensis includes these protein-coding regions:
- a CDS encoding cytochrome P450 family protein, which gives rise to MTDDAVPASELYTDEFAADPYPAFAQLRADKPVCPVSSPRFDSYLITRFDDAKAALTDPRLSKDLYGPDQHYLRIFGPNSEGLNKNMLNSDPPEHTRLRRIVSQAFAPRRIEALRPRVAQIVDDLLDKIVPQGQSELMHDFAIPLPMRVISELLGIPEADHDRVLDWTQVIRTSGSSGRSPQEDRAAVQEAQLRLHHYFADLVQAKRAHPADDMISALIEACDHDGKLSEPELVTTSFLLLFAGHQTTADFIGNATVALLTNPDQLELLRASPELLPSAIEELLRFDGPLPVASPRIATEDVEYQGVSIPRGAIVGVVINSANHDPAHFADPDRLDLCRERGPHIGFGHGVHYCLGVSLARMEAQIGIGALLRRLPELRLGVPVAELRRLPAASPFRGLLELPVRFTA
- a CDS encoding TcmI family type II polyketide cyclase, whose product is MVFRNVIVCHMVPGSENIVGDVFGYYDKTTRPQDLGVIGRILLSHEDLYIHVIEREQDPKVSGQTRGLPAFQQIAEAIGPYVTPYPRYWKNPSDSVAKEFYRWVSDGEAPAETTLIVIVGRIKPGAEPDVARIFAESDAGSLPVQLGITGRWLYSIDDVYVHLLEQEASKAEAARDNHDKKPAFAKIMAELSPFISPYNPEAGRGPAREFYRWRADS
- the ygiD gene encoding 4,5-DOPA dioxygenase extradiol — protein: MSSQTTETVMPAAFFGHGNPMNALEVNRYTTAWRDFGRAVPRPRAILVVSAHWYIGATAVTAMPRPRTIHDFYGFPRQLFDLEYPAPGLPELAEEISDAVHPTWVGADVDSWGIDHGTWSVLTHAFPDADVPVVQLSINAFKGLDYHLDLGARLAPLRKRGVLVVASGNVVHNLGGVDPRLTDEGFDWARRFDDAAREVLLGAPTEAARLDGHRDYDLAVPTPDHFIPLLYLAGLADTAAGRPEVLVDGYAYGSLSMTAYTLGLSCRPAAPATGAPSLPADVPADSANI
- a CDS encoding putative quinol monooxygenase — its product is MTTVRTVLAMRTREGCEERFEAEWRSAAEEIRTLDGCLHQDLVRDADDPRSYLIISDWADRERLDAFGRSEQRDRLLRMIRELRESAYRHTYQVLHSVRSEPEELR